One stretch of Candidatus Saccharibacteria bacterium oral taxon 488 DNA includes these proteins:
- the gatC gene encoding Asp-tRNA(Asn)/Glu-tRNA(Gln) amidotransferase subunit GatC, whose protein sequence is MTTISTSDIQHLASLSSLALADDEVDGLRQDLENIISYIEQLSKLDTAGVEPTYQVTGLANVWREDEVQSGISRDELLELAPEKQNNQVKVPQVL, encoded by the coding sequence ATGACAACTATTTCTACCAGTGACATTCAGCACCTGGCAAGTTTGAGTAGTCTGGCATTAGCCGATGATGAAGTTGATGGACTGCGCCAGGATTTGGAAAACATAATTAGCTACATTGAGCAGCTGAGTAAGCTTGACACAGCTGGCGTAGAGCCGACCTATCAAGTAACGGGGCTGGCGAATGTCTGGCGCGAAGATGAGGTCCAGTCAGGGATTTCTCGAGACGAGTTGCTTGAGCTGGCGCCTGAAAAGCAGAACAATCAAGTGAAAGTGCCGCAGGTGCTGTGA
- the gatB gene encoding Asp-tRNA(Asn)/Glu-tRNA(Gln) amidotransferase subunit GatB translates to MMSVYDEYEMTIGIECHVQLATKTKLFSPADNDARDAEPNEKTHEIDFGLPGMLPVLNKHAVELAVRAGKALNAPIARVSRFDRKHYFYPDLPKGYQTSQMYQPIILAGYVDAPLEDGSLKRVRIHHAHMEEDAGKLTHHDGYSLVDLNRAGTPLIEIVSEPDMHSAEEAKAYASELHKLMVYAGVTHGDLYHGNMRFDVNISVAKKGATELGKRAEVKNLNSFRSVERAAEYEFKRQVDLLERGEPVVQETRGWSDDQQITTSQRSKEDAQDYRYIPDPDIPPIVLTDEEIARMQQYMPLMPSQCRERWADLELDHSVITTILGHQPLAILLDAIKTLTVHNEQAVLDELGVDKIKYQRLVKRIFNWFASTPEELIDMDLIGEGYVGPRRLTELSLLVEDNEVSSTGGKEIFLSLFDRQYLKQGPREIAESKNLLQVSDERVITVIVDEVLHDPASAASIADIRSGKDKAIGYLVGQVMKRSKGQANPSLAQKLIRERLQ, encoded by the coding sequence ATGATGAGTGTATATGATGAGTATGAAATGACCATTGGCATCGAGTGTCACGTCCAGTTGGCGACTAAAACCAAGTTATTCAGCCCGGCTGATAACGACGCTCGTGATGCTGAGCCGAACGAAAAAACGCATGAAATTGACTTTGGCCTACCCGGGATGCTGCCGGTGCTCAACAAGCACGCTGTCGAGCTGGCGGTGCGTGCCGGCAAGGCGTTGAACGCGCCAATTGCTCGTGTCAGTCGGTTTGATCGCAAGCATTATTTCTACCCTGATTTACCAAAGGGTTATCAGACCTCGCAGATGTACCAGCCGATTATCTTGGCTGGCTATGTTGACGCGCCGCTGGAAGACGGTTCGCTCAAACGAGTGCGGATTCATCATGCGCACATGGAGGAGGATGCTGGCAAGTTGACGCACCACGACGGCTATTCACTGGTTGACCTCAACCGCGCTGGTACGCCGCTGATTGAAATCGTTTCTGAGCCGGACATGCATTCTGCTGAGGAGGCTAAGGCATACGCTTCGGAGCTGCACAAATTGATGGTCTATGCAGGTGTGACGCACGGCGATTTGTATCACGGCAACATGCGTTTTGATGTCAACATCTCGGTGGCTAAAAAGGGCGCGACTGAGCTTGGTAAACGTGCAGAAGTCAAAAACCTCAACTCGTTCCGCAGCGTCGAGCGTGCCGCTGAATACGAGTTCAAGCGCCAAGTTGACCTACTGGAGCGCGGCGAACCAGTAGTTCAGGAGACCCGCGGCTGGAGTGATGACCAGCAAATTACCACGTCACAGCGCTCGAAAGAGGATGCTCAAGATTACCGCTACATACCCGATCCGGACATTCCACCGATTGTGTTGACCGACGAGGAAATTGCACGCATGCAGCAGTACATGCCGTTGATGCCAAGCCAGTGCCGAGAGCGGTGGGCTGATCTGGAGTTGGATCATTCGGTGATTACGACGATCCTCGGCCATCAGCCGCTCGCGATATTGCTTGATGCTATCAAGACGCTGACGGTACATAACGAGCAAGCTGTCCTTGATGAGCTGGGAGTTGATAAGATAAAATATCAGCGGCTGGTCAAGCGGATCTTTAACTGGTTTGCCTCGACGCCGGAGGAGTTGATTGATATGGATCTCATCGGAGAGGGCTATGTTGGACCGCGTCGGTTGACAGAGTTGTCACTACTCGTCGAGGATAACGAGGTGAGTTCGACTGGCGGCAAAGAGATTTTCCTTAGTCTATTCGACCGACAATATCTCAAACAGGGGCCGCGCGAGATTGCCGAGAGTAAGAATTTACTGCAGGTGTCTGACGAGAGGGTCATCACAGTCATCGTTGACGAAGTATTACATGACCCAGCCTCGGCGGCATCCATCGCTGACATTCGCTCGGGCAAAGACAAAGCTATCGGCTACCTCGTTGGTCAAGTCATGAAGCGCTCTAAGGGCCAGGCCAACCCAAGCCTCGCCCAGAAACTAATCCGAGAGCGACTGCAATGA
- a CDS encoding DNA polymerase III subunit alpha, protein MATKHTTASAKVAATLQPSDYVHLHNHTHHSLLDGLTKIPDMVARVKELGMEACAITDHGTMSGAIEFYKAAKNVGIKPIIGIETYVAARTRHDRDPAKDKARYHLTLLAMNHKGYQNLMQLSTVANLEGVYYKPRIDHELLEQYNEGIICMSGCIGGELGENLRNDDYEKAKEIAGWYKSVFGDRYYMELQDHGHPEARSHWPEQKKVNDYIERISEELDIPCVVTSDGHYLNHEDQEAHEILLCVGTGAYLSDEKRMSLKDFELHLTTPEDIISRWQTTNPQAIANTKAIADRCDVEIKLGDILIPKFPTPNGESEKEYLDHLVYSGMAARYAGMKLEDAKKLPNDQLRAKLSEAQLERLDMEFGVLDNMGYNGYFLIVQDFINWGKSQGIIFGPGRGSAAGSIIAYALNITDLDPLHYDLLFERFLNPDRISMPDIDIDIQDTRRGEVIEYCAKKYGSERVANICTFGTMAARASVRDVARVLQVPYGESDRLAKLIPPPVQGRHVPIKKSLEEDPDLKKEYESNPTAKTVYDFASRLEGTIRSHGVHAAGVVIAPDDLVKYVPLEMAQKGVVATQYPMGPVEELGLLKMDFLGLSNLSIINNALRIIRKVYKTDIDLSTLPLDDEATYKLFQRGDTTGVFQLESAGMKRYLRELKPSVFEDIIAMVALYRPGPMQFIDSFIKRKHGEEEITYLHPGMENSLKNTYGILVYQEQFMQISKEWCGFTGGQADTLRKAVGKKKIDLMKKVKPEFVEGAVKVGGATKEIAEQFWDALEEFANYCFNKSHAACYGLIAYWTAYLKAHYPDAFMAALMTSDQDDTERLAIEMTECKHMGIEVLNPDVNESFVEFAVVPNEKKIRFGMAAVKGVGVGAVEEIIRAREADGPFKSVEDFAKRVSTSRFNRKAWESLIKTGAFDSFGDRSDLLFNLDTIVAFAQKTQKEAASGQTDLFGMLGDESADVQPTMQLQPAPAKHTNKERLMWERELMGLYISAHPLDAYEIYLSEQAQPLTQLVPEYDGRLMTIGGIITTVRTIVTKSGSKMAFVGIEDKFGEGEVIVFPNLYEQVGAKLVQDAVIRVTGKNSARDRDGNLGLESKMIADEIELISDDDLQKYQATGRKMEAPKMSNKVKQERRTAFRTQTTQRAGATRASTASGTNVRSTSTDTTNTPPRPVATHAVPETEKLFLHIKNPSDHDKLVALKSLCSEYAGVTDVVLVLGEANKSAMRMPFRVEAGDQLMSQLRQVLGDECVILK, encoded by the coding sequence ATGGCTACCAAACATACGACAGCTTCAGCCAAAGTTGCGGCCACGTTGCAGCCGTCTGATTACGTGCACCTACACAACCACACTCACCATTCGCTCCTAGACGGATTGACTAAAATTCCTGACATGGTTGCCCGAGTGAAGGAGCTGGGTATGGAGGCTTGTGCTATTACTGACCACGGCACGATGTCGGGCGCGATTGAGTTTTATAAAGCGGCCAAGAATGTTGGCATCAAGCCAATCATCGGCATCGAAACCTACGTAGCAGCCCGCACTCGTCATGACCGCGACCCCGCCAAGGACAAGGCGCGTTATCACCTGACGCTGCTGGCCATGAACCACAAGGGCTATCAAAACCTGATGCAGCTCAGCACTGTCGCCAACCTCGAAGGTGTCTATTACAAGCCGCGCATTGACCACGAACTATTGGAACAATACAACGAAGGCATCATCTGTATGTCTGGCTGTATCGGTGGTGAGCTGGGCGAGAATTTGCGTAATGATGATTATGAAAAGGCCAAGGAAATCGCTGGCTGGTACAAGTCAGTGTTTGGCGACCGGTACTACATGGAGCTCCAAGACCATGGTCACCCGGAAGCGCGCAGTCACTGGCCGGAGCAGAAAAAGGTCAATGATTATATTGAGCGCATTAGCGAGGAACTAGACATTCCGTGTGTGGTGACCAGCGACGGCCATTACCTTAATCACGAAGACCAAGAGGCGCATGAGATTTTGCTATGCGTCGGTACTGGTGCGTATTTGAGTGATGAAAAGCGGATGAGCTTGAAGGATTTTGAGTTGCATTTGACCACACCGGAAGACATCATTTCGCGGTGGCAAACAACCAATCCTCAGGCAATCGCCAATACTAAGGCCATCGCCGATCGGTGTGACGTAGAAATTAAACTTGGCGATATTCTCATCCCGAAATTTCCAACGCCAAACGGTGAATCCGAAAAGGAATATCTGGATCATCTGGTGTATAGCGGTATGGCAGCGCGGTACGCTGGCATGAAGTTAGAGGATGCAAAGAAACTACCAAATGACCAACTGCGAGCCAAGTTATCAGAGGCACAGCTAGAGCGACTGGACATGGAGTTTGGCGTGCTTGACAACATGGGCTATAACGGCTATTTTTTGATCGTCCAGGATTTCATCAACTGGGGCAAATCTCAAGGGATTATCTTTGGGCCGGGGCGTGGTTCGGCAGCTGGTTCAATCATCGCCTATGCGCTGAACATCACCGACCTTGACCCGCTGCATTACGACCTGCTGTTCGAGCGATTTCTCAACCCCGACCGTATCTCCATGCCCGACATCGATATCGACATTCAAGATACTCGCCGCGGTGAGGTGATTGAATATTGTGCCAAGAAATATGGCTCAGAACGAGTGGCTAACATTTGTACCTTTGGCACCATGGCAGCGCGCGCTTCGGTGCGTGATGTGGCGCGGGTGCTGCAGGTGCCATATGGCGAGTCCGACCGGCTGGCCAAGCTCATTCCGCCGCCTGTGCAGGGTCGTCATGTCCCGATCAAAAAGTCGCTCGAGGAAGACCCTGATCTCAAGAAAGAATATGAAAGCAACCCGACCGCCAAAACTGTCTACGACTTTGCTTCGCGGCTGGAGGGAACGATTCGTTCACACGGTGTGCATGCTGCCGGCGTGGTGATTGCACCGGATGACTTGGTGAAATATGTGCCGCTCGAGATGGCGCAAAAGGGCGTGGTGGCAACGCAGTACCCCATGGGTCCGGTTGAGGAACTCGGGCTACTGAAGATGGACTTTTTGGGTCTGTCTAACTTGTCCATTATCAACAACGCCCTGCGTATTATTCGTAAGGTCTACAAAACGGATATTGATTTATCAACGCTGCCACTGGATGACGAAGCAACCTATAAATTATTCCAGCGCGGTGACACCACCGGCGTGTTCCAGTTGGAATCGGCTGGCATGAAGCGGTACCTGCGCGAGCTAAAGCCGAGCGTCTTTGAAGACATCATCGCCATGGTGGCCCTGTACCGGCCGGGGCCGATGCAGTTTATCGACTCGTTCATCAAACGCAAGCACGGCGAAGAAGAAATTACCTACTTGCACCCCGGTATGGAAAACTCGCTGAAGAATACGTACGGCATTTTGGTTTATCAAGAGCAATTTATGCAGATTTCCAAAGAGTGGTGTGGCTTTACCGGCGGCCAAGCTGACACCCTGCGTAAGGCGGTGGGCAAAAAGAAAATCGACTTGATGAAAAAGGTTAAACCGGAGTTCGTTGAGGGTGCGGTTAAGGTCGGTGGCGCGACCAAGGAAATTGCTGAGCAATTCTGGGATGCGCTGGAAGAATTTGCTAACTATTGTTTCAATAAGTCACACGCGGCGTGTTACGGCCTGATCGCCTACTGGACGGCGTATCTCAAGGCGCACTATCCTGACGCATTTATGGCAGCGCTGATGACCAGTGATCAGGATGATACTGAGCGCCTGGCCATCGAGATGACCGAGTGTAAGCACATGGGCATTGAAGTGCTCAACCCGGATGTTAATGAGTCATTCGTCGAGTTCGCGGTGGTGCCTAATGAAAAGAAGATTCGTTTCGGTATGGCGGCGGTCAAGGGTGTTGGCGTTGGCGCAGTCGAAGAAATTATCCGTGCTCGTGAGGCTGATGGCCCGTTTAAGTCAGTCGAAGATTTTGCCAAGCGCGTGTCGACCAGTAGGTTTAATCGCAAGGCCTGGGAGTCGCTGATCAAAACTGGTGCCTTTGATAGCTTTGGTGATCGGTCTGATTTATTGTTTAATCTTGATACCATTGTCGCTTTTGCCCAAAAGACTCAGAAAGAAGCCGCATCAGGGCAGACTGACCTGTTTGGTATGCTCGGTGATGAGTCGGCTGATGTTCAGCCAACGATGCAATTGCAGCCAGCGCCGGCCAAGCACACCAACAAAGAACGGCTGATGTGGGAGCGTGAGCTGATGGGGCTGTATATTTCGGCGCATCCGCTGGATGCCTACGAGATATATCTCAGTGAGCAGGCGCAACCATTAACGCAGCTGGTGCCAGAATATGATGGCCGGCTGATGACAATTGGCGGTATTATCACGACGGTGCGCACCATCGTTACCAAGTCAGGTAGCAAGATGGCGTTCGTCGGGATCGAAGACAAATTTGGCGAGGGCGAGGTTATCGTCTTTCCAAATTTGTATGAGCAAGTCGGTGCCAAGCTCGTCCAGGACGCCGTCATTCGGGTGACCGGCAAAAACTCAGCCCGTGATCGGGACGGTAATTTGGGCTTAGAGAGCAAGATGATTGCTGATGAAATTGAACTGATTTCCGATGATGACCTCCAAAAGTATCAGGCAACTGGTCGTAAAATGGAAGCGCCAAAGATGAGTAACAAGGTTAAGCAAGAGCGGCGTACGGCATTTCGAACTCAAACGACTCAGCGAGCGGGCGCAACCCGAGCATCAACAGCGAGCGGAACAAACGTGAGGTCGACATCGACTGACACAACAAATACGCCGCCGCGTCCAGTAGCTACGCACGCCGTGCCCGAGACAGAAAAGCTGTTTCTTCATATCAAAAACCCGAGTGATCATGACAAGTTGGTGGCACTCAAGTCACTCTGCTCCGAATACGCTGGCGTGACTGATGTAGTACTAGTGCTGGGTGAGGCTAATAAATCCGCCATGCGCATGCCGTTTCGTGTTGAGGCCGGTGACCAGCTCATGAGCCAGCTGCGCCAGGTGCTGGGCGACGAGTGTGTGATCTTGAAATAA
- the gatA gene encoding Asp-tRNA(Asn)/Glu-tRNA(Gln) amidotransferase subunit GatA: protein MSQISDFAGKSAVENVKEALRRARDIEEYHALLSLAEERALERAELVDKGEISGRLAGVPFVVKDNFLAFGAPTTAASKMLENFNAPLQATAVEKLEAEGAICIGKANLDAFAHGGSTENSAFGPTKNAADKTRVAGGSSGGSAVVTALDVVPFALGTDTGGSIRQPASFNGVVGVKPTYGAVSRYGVVAMASSTDTVGCFATNADDANLVMEIMAGPDDKDMTTLPDFWRNQSGFTKKKIGLVKQCMTDDVDAAVRQKTLDYAEKLKQLGYEIEEVDLSMMQYSLAMYYIIVPAELSSNLARYDGVRYGHRAAEVKTLAELYGRSRNEGFMTENKRRIMIGSFVLSSGFFDAYYMQAQKARTLLINEFNQLFAEYDALLMPVAPTPAFKLDENTNDPIKMYLSDIMTVPASLAGLPAISVPAGSNDEGLPIGVQLIGNYRSDGSLLKLAAEVEVI from the coding sequence ATGAGCCAGATTAGTGATTTTGCCGGAAAAAGCGCGGTCGAAAATGTTAAAGAAGCACTGCGGCGGGCGCGCGACATTGAAGAATACCATGCACTACTCAGTTTAGCGGAAGAGCGGGCGCTGGAGCGTGCCGAACTGGTGGATAAGGGTGAGATTTCTGGCCGGCTGGCTGGCGTGCCGTTTGTGGTGAAAGACAATTTCTTGGCCTTTGGAGCGCCGACGACTGCTGCCTCGAAGATGCTCGAGAATTTTAACGCACCATTGCAGGCCACGGCCGTTGAAAAACTAGAGGCTGAAGGCGCAATTTGTATCGGTAAGGCGAACTTGGACGCCTTTGCTCACGGTGGTTCGACGGAAAACTCAGCCTTTGGTCCAACCAAAAACGCCGCGGATAAAACGCGCGTAGCCGGTGGTTCGTCAGGCGGCTCGGCGGTGGTGACGGCGCTTGACGTGGTGCCGTTTGCGTTGGGAACAGACACTGGCGGCTCGATTCGTCAGCCCGCCAGCTTTAATGGCGTGGTCGGTGTCAAGCCAACCTACGGCGCAGTCAGTCGCTACGGCGTGGTAGCCATGGCATCGAGTACGGACACGGTTGGTTGTTTCGCCACGAATGCTGATGATGCTAATTTGGTGATGGAAATTATGGCGGGTCCTGATGACAAGGATATGACGACACTGCCTGACTTTTGGCGGAACCAGTCAGGCTTTACTAAGAAAAAGATTGGTTTGGTTAAGCAGTGTATGACTGACGATGTGGACGCGGCAGTTCGCCAGAAAACGCTTGATTATGCTGAAAAACTGAAGCAGTTGGGCTATGAAATTGAAGAAGTAGATCTGAGCATGATGCAATATTCGCTGGCGATGTACTATATTATTGTGCCGGCAGAATTATCATCAAATCTGGCGCGCTATGACGGCGTGCGTTATGGCCACCGAGCGGCCGAAGTGAAAACGCTGGCGGAATTGTACGGCCGCAGCCGCAACGAAGGTTTTATGACTGAGAATAAACGGCGAATTATGATCGGTAGTTTTGTGCTCTCGAGCGGCTTCTTTGACGCTTACTACATGCAGGCACAAAAAGCGCGCACGCTGCTTATCAATGAGTTCAATCAGTTGTTCGCTGAGTACGACGCACTGCTGATGCCAGTCGCACCAACGCCAGCCTTCAAACTTGATGAAAACACCAATGATCCGATCAAAATGTATTTGTCTGACATCATGACTGTGCCGGCCAGTCTGGCTGGACTGCCAGCAATTTCCGTACCAGCTGGAAGCAACGACGAAGGCTTGCCGATCGGCGTGCAGCTGATTGGTAATTACCGTTCGGACGGAAGCCTGCTGAAACTGGCGGCGGAAGTGGAGGTCATCTGA
- a CDS encoding UTP--glucose-1-phosphate uridylyltransferase, producing the protein MKKPTKAIIAAAGFGTRFLPQTKAMPKEMMPLIDKPIIQYVVEELVEAGIKDIIIIGSANKRAIEDHFDRPNEELLINLRAGGAKKQPLIDIVNNLSEMANFVYIRQKGPYGNATPLTCAAHLINGDEPVIYTFADDFIAASPSRFRQMIAAAQKLDGAVLSCKKIVDDAEFDRYGVVNGEQVADGVIKMTNIVEKPGKANAPSDLASVSSYLLPGEFFTYLEKAKHAFDGHGEFTVQPIMQSMIDDGHSFYGVEITNGRYYDTGDKLEYLKTVIDFGMRDPKLGASLREYLVKRLEENSAS; encoded by the coding sequence ATGAAAAAACCAACCAAAGCTATCATCGCTGCCGCCGGCTTCGGTACGCGGTTCTTGCCGCAAACCAAGGCTATGCCAAAAGAAATGATGCCGCTGATCGACAAGCCGATTATCCAATACGTCGTCGAGGAATTGGTCGAGGCCGGTATCAAAGATATCATTATCATCGGCAGTGCTAACAAACGAGCAATTGAGGATCATTTCGACAGGCCGAACGAGGAACTGCTGATTAATTTGCGGGCGGGCGGCGCCAAGAAACAGCCGCTGATTGACATCGTGAATAATTTGTCGGAAATGGCAAACTTTGTTTACATTCGCCAGAAAGGCCCGTACGGTAACGCCACGCCATTGACTTGCGCCGCACATTTGATCAATGGTGATGAGCCGGTTATCTATACGTTTGCGGATGACTTTATCGCTGCTAGTCCCAGCCGGTTTCGCCAAATGATCGCGGCGGCGCAAAAATTAGACGGCGCGGTGCTATCGTGCAAGAAGATTGTTGATGACGCTGAATTTGATCGCTACGGTGTGGTTAACGGCGAGCAGGTTGCCGACGGTGTAATTAAGATGACGAATATCGTTGAAAAGCCGGGCAAAGCCAATGCCCCGTCCGATCTCGCGAGTGTCAGTAGCTATTTGCTGCCGGGCGAGTTCTTTACTTATCTCGAGAAAGCCAAACATGCGTTTGATGGTCACGGCGAATTTACGGTGCAGCCGATTATGCAGAGCATGATTGATGACGGCCATAGTTTTTATGGCGTGGAAATTACCAATGGCAGGTACTATGACACTGGCGACAAGCTAGAGTATCTCAAGACAGTGATTGATTTTGGCATGCGTGATCCGAAGCTTGGTGCGAGCCTTCGTGAATACCTAGTCAAGCGGCTTGAGGAAAATAGTGCCAGCTAA